One window of the Zea mays cultivar B73 chromosome 3, Zm-B73-REFERENCE-NAM-5.0, whole genome shotgun sequence genome contains the following:
- the LOC100502401 gene encoding BEL1-like homeodomain protein 9, translating into MSSAAGGYGGGGGAGSGAEPHGHADFLLHHHAQHVAAQQLYHVPQHSRREKLRFPQDDAPPHASASVPQQHGGAVAWPPPPPPPAFYSYASSSTSSYSPHSPTLAQAQLVVAHGLAPPLSSQIPTQNFALSLSSSSSNPPPPPPQPRRPHAAPFGPFTGYAAVLGRSRFLLPAEKLLEEICDVGGAASRVDRSASDEGLLDADPMESIDHEMDGADRVANDAGPISGAEQQWKKTRLISMMEEVCKRYRLYYQQVHTVINSFETVAGFSNAAPFAAMALRAMAKHFKCLKGMILSQLRNITKAPAGKEGLSKDIAMFGLAGGSAAALQRGSSVGAFGQPHNIWRPQRGLPERAVSVLRAWLFEHFLHPYPTDGDKQMLAKQTGLTRNQVSNWFINARVRLWKPMVEEIHNLEMRQVHKHPVLDKGQHVLHHQTQHSFESSGKPSDPSDSQLGQSSSITRNHNIPASQGFADELSEMSHSIQQGQVTFAYNGMSAPHHSLASSQHHQQAGPMSGIGGAGNGGVSLTLGLHQNNRVCIAEPLPASVPPNLAHRFGLEEVSDPYMMGSFGNQDRHFGKEIGGHLVHDFVG; encoded by the exons ATGTCGTCCGCCGCGGGCGGgtatggcggcggcggcggcgcgggaagCGGCGCCGAGCCCCACGGCCACGCCGACTTCCTGCTGCACCACCATGCACAGCACGTCGCCGCGCAGCAGCTCTACCACGTGCCCCAGCACAGCCGCCGCGAGAAGCTGCGGTTCCCCCAAGACGACGCGCCCCCACACGCCTCCGCTTCCGTCCCGCAGCAGCACGGCGGGGCGGTGGCCtggccgccgcctccgccgccaccggcgTTCTACTCCTACGCGTCCTCTTCCACGTCGTCCTACTCCCCGCACAGCCCCACGCTGGCGCAGGCACAGCTCGTCGTGGCGCACGGCCTCGCCCCGCCGCTCTCGTCGCAGATCCCGACGCAGAACTTCGCGCTCTCGCTCTCCTCCTCGTCCTCGAacccgccgcccccgcccccgcagcCGAGGAGGCCTCACGCCGCGCCCTTCGGGCCCTTCACCGGCTACGCGGCTGTGCTCGGGCGCTCCCGTTTCCTCCTCCCCGCGGAGAAGCTGCTCGAGGAGATCTGCGACGTCGGGGGCGCGGCCTCGCGCGTGGACCGCAGCGCCTCCGACGAGGGCCTGCTCGACGCTGACCCGATGGAATCCATCGATCACGAAATGGACGGCGCCGACCGCGTCGCCAATGACGCTGGCCCAATCTCCGGCGCCGAGCAGCAGTGGAAGAAGACTAGGCTCATCTCTATGATGGAAGAG GTTTGCAAGCGGTACCGGCTGTACTACCAGCAGGTTCACACGGTGATCAACTCGTTCGAGACGGTCGCCGGGTTCAGCAACGCTGCCCCGTTCGCGGCGATGGCGCTGAGAGCCATGGCGAAGCACTTCAAGTGCTTGAAGGGCATGATACTGAGCCAGCTGCGCAACATCACCAAGGCCCCTGCCGGCAAGGAGGGGCTCAGCAAGGACATCGCCATGTTCGGGCTTGCCGGTGGTAGCGCGGCCGCCCTCCAGAGAGGTAGCAGTGTGGGTGCCTTCGGCCAGCCGCACAACATCTGGCGGCCACAGAGAGGGCTGCCGGAGCGTGCGGTGTCTGTTCTCCGCGCTTGGCTCTTCGAACACTTCCTGCACCC ATATCCTACTGATGGAGACAAGCAAATGCTTGCTAAACAAACGGGTTTAACACGGAACCAG GTATCCAACTGGTTTATAAATGCAAGGGTTCGTCTTTGGAAACCAATGGTGGAAGAGATCCACAACCTTGAGATGAGGCAGGTGCACAAACACCCTGTTCTCGACAAGGGCCAGCACGTGCTGCATCACCAAACCCAGCATTCGTTCGAGAGCAGTGGAAAGCCTTCTGACCCTTCCGACTCTCAGCTTGGCCAAAGCAGCAGCATCACGAGGAACCACAACATCCCTGCGTCCCAGGGATTTGCCGATGAGCTCTCCGAGATGTCCCATTCTATTCAGCAGGGGCAGGTAACCTTCGCATACAATGGGATGTCGGCGCCACACCACAGCCTCGCTTCGTCACAGCACCACCAGCAGGCCGGGCCGATGAGCGGCATTGGTGGCGCGGGGAACGGTGGCGTCTCCCTCACCCTCGGCCTCCACCAGAACAACAGAGTCTGCATAGCCGAGCCACTCCCggcgtccgtccctcccaacctCGCTCACCGTTTTGGGTTGGAGGAGGTCAGCGACCCCTACATGATGGGCTCTTTCGGGAACCAGGACCGGCATTTCGGCAAGGAGATTGGCGGCCATTTGGTGCATGATTTTGTTGGCTGA